Proteins from a genomic interval of Hemicordylus capensis ecotype Gifberg chromosome 14, rHemCap1.1.pri, whole genome shotgun sequence:
- the SLC29A2 gene encoding equilibrative nucleoside transporter 2, with amino-acid sequence MASQGTPKDSFHCVAIIFFLLGLGTLLPWNFFITAIPYFQSRLVVGNCSAGEEDWNRTAPGLEPASHCSDDFNFSNWLALLSQLPLLLFTLLNSLLYQCIPDKVRILGSLLGILFLFSLTATLVRVEMAPQSFFSITMASVWFINSFCAVLQGSLFGQLGSFPQNYSTLFLSGQGMAGSFAAIAMLLSMASGADAQTSALSYFVTPCVGTLISIICYLFLPHKDFARHYLNRKRQEEEPGWELETKTGLLPPEGGAPDGSKEEPLHVSNGKVLALEQVEVKCPPGMMNKSNGAGLAPPKPSALGVLRKIWQLALCIVMVFSVTLSVFPAITARVVSASQNETWRKFFTPVCCFLVFNLMDWLGRSATSYFLWPQKHLRLLPAVVGLRLLLLPLLLLCNVPSRSYLPMLFQQDAWFVLFMVVFSLSNGYFVSLTMCLAPRQVQPHERELAGAVMTFFLALGLSCGAGLSFVLRALL; translated from the exons ATGGCTTCCCAAGGAACACCCAAGGACTC GTTCCACTGCGTGGCGATCATCTTCTTCCTCCTCGGCCTGGGAACCCTTCTCCCCTGGAACTTCTTCATCACGGCTATTCCG TATTTCCAGTCCAGACTCGTTGTGGGGAACTGCTCGGCTGGTGAGGAGGACTGGAATCGGACGGCCCCGGGCCTCGAACCCGCATCCCACTGCAGCGATGACTTCAACTTCAGCAACTGGCTGGCCCTTCTCTCCCAACTGCCTCTGCTCCTGTTCACCCTCCTCAACTCCCTCCTCTACCAATG caTCCCGGACAAGGTCCGCATCCTGGGCAGTCTTTTGGGGATCCTGTTTCTCTTCTCCTTGACGGCGACCCTAGTCAGAGTGGAGATGGCACCCCAGAGCTTTTTCTCCATCACCATGGCGAGCGTCTGGTTCATTAACT cTTTCTGTGCCGTCCTCCAGGGCAGCCTCTTTGGGCAGCTGGGCTCCTTCCCACAAAACTACAGCACGCTCTTCTTGAGTGGCCAGGGCATGGCCGGATCCTTCGCGGCTATTGCCATGTTGCTGTCCATGGCCA GTGGCGCTGATGCTCAGACCTCTGCTTTGAGCTACTTTGTCACTCCCTGTGTTGGGACCCTGATCTCAATCATCTGCTACCTCTTCCTGCCACACAAG GACTTTGCTCGTCACTACCTGAACAGGAAACGCCAGGAAGAAGAGCCGGGCTGGGAACTGGAGACCAAAACTGGACTTCTTCCCCCAG AGGGTGGTGCTCCCGATGGCTCCAAAGAGGAACCGCTGCACGTGAGCAACGGGAAGGTCTTGGCCCTGGAGCAGGTGGAGGTGAAGTGCCCTCCAGGGATGATGAACAAGAGTAACGGGGCAGGCCTGGCCCCACCCAAGCCGTCGGCCCTGGGCGTGCTCAGGAAG ATCTGGCAGCTGGCCCTGTGCATCGTCATGGTCTTCTCCGTCACGCTGTCCGTGTTCCCCGCCATCACGGCCAGAGTCGTCAGCGCGTCGCAGAACGAAACCTGGA GGAAGTTCTTCACTCCGGTCTGCTGCTTCCTTGTGTTCAACCTCATGGACTGGCTGGGCCGCAGCGCCACCTCCTATTTCCTCTGG ccacagaagCATCTCCGGCTGCTCCCGGCCGTGGTGGggctccgcctcctgctgctcccgctgctgctcctgtgcaaCGTCCCCTCCCGCTCCTACCTGCCTATGCTCTTCCAGCAGGACGCCTGGTTTGTCCTCTTCATGGTTGTCTTCTCACTCTCCAACGGCTACTTTGTCTCCCTCACCATGTGCCTGGCGCCAAG gCAGGTGCAGCCGCACGAGCGGGAGCTGGCCGGTGCCGTCATGACCTTTTTCCTGGCGCTGGGACTCTCCTGCGGGGCGGGCCTGTCCTTCGTCCTCCGGGCCTTGCTTTGA